A region from the Lytechinus variegatus isolate NC3 chromosome 6, Lvar_3.0, whole genome shotgun sequence genome encodes:
- the LOC121417670 gene encoding angiopoietin-1-like, giving the protein MRKDTVVCRPKRLKFRNETILALYTILQIAAYIDGLGNIERPCTPLIPCGSITSRNSNVIDLIPKISNRMMTSRAFNRKSEEMLMCSLPACLSNPCLNGETCVETMVGYRCESSVCYSDCNAALDAAHRVDGVYRICFITSDGVYKGPYSVWCRYDETFHIGWLVIQRRYGGSVNFERPWEDYKHGFGNISTEFRLGNDLIHDLTSSRTFLLRISMWSEDGSYYHVRYHPFRVGDEGSGYQLHLCRRTCGT; this is encoded by the exons ATGCGGAAGGATACCGTGGTGTGCAGACCAAAAAGACTGAAATTCAGGAATGAGACG ATCCTAGCGCTTTACACCATTCTCCAAATAGCAGCTTATATAGATG GATTGGGAAATATCGAAAGACCATGTACTCCCTTGATACCATGTGGCTCTATTACATCTCGCAATAGTAACGTCATCGATTTAATCCCGAAGATTTCAAACAGGATGATGACAAGCAGAGCTTTTAACAGAAAGAGTGAGGAAATGTTAATGTGTTCTTTGCCAG CCTGCCTGAGTAACCCTTGTCTGAATGGTGAAACCTGTGTGGAAACCATGGTCGGTTATCGATGCGAATCATCGG TGTGCTACTCTGATTGTAATGCTGCGCTTGACGCTGCTCACCGCGTGGATGGTGTCTATCGGATCTGTTTTATCACATCAGACGGTGTTTACAAAGGACCTTACAGTGTATGGTGCCGCTATGATGAAACATTTCACATCGGATGGCTG GTCATACAGAGGCGTTATGGCGGGAGCGTTAACTTTGAACGGCCGTGGGAAGACTACAAGCACGGCTTCGGCAATATCTCGACGGAGTTCCGGCTCGGCAACGACCTCATTCACGACCTGACAAGTAGCAGGACCTTCCTTCTCCGCATAAGCATGTGGAGTGAGGACGGTTCATACTATCACGTGAGATACCATCCTTTTCGAGTCGGAGACGAGGGTAGTGGTTACCAACTCCACCTTTGTCGACGTACATGTGGTACGTGA